From the genome of Pseudoxanthomonas sp., one region includes:
- the ybaL gene encoding YbaL family putative K(+) efflux transporter gives MPHDTDLINIIAVGLGLAFVLGAIAHKLRFSPLVGYLLAGIFVGPFTPGFVADQELATQLSELGVMLLMFGVGLHFSLEDLLEVKAIAIPGAIVQIAVATGLGWALAWGMGWTPLNGFVFGLALSVASTVVLLRAMEERRLLETQRGRIAVGWLIVEDLVMVLALVMLPVLAETFGPESGTEGASFGTFAVAIAWTFIKLGAFVAFMLLVGRRAIPWTLEKIAATGSRELFTLSVLAIALGVAFGSATMFGVSFALGAFFAGMLLNESELSHKAANDSLPLRDAFAVLFFVSVGMLFNPAIVVAHPWQVLATFAIIVLGKSVAAYYIVKAFKHPTGTALTISVSLAQIGEFSFILAALGVALKILPPEGRDLILAGSLLSIIANPFLFTWLDRWQKRQEALAPVPAEPEVRPGPSLDVTGHAIIIGYGRVGSELARVLRDRGVPLIVIDDNGDHVARAHDAGIPAIRGSAAADRVLAEAHPERAKIAVLAIPQPLEAGEALAKLRAINPGLTLLARAHSEGEVKHLLEHGADGAVLAERELAFSLAEMVMSTPPYRPQRVAI, from the coding sequence ATGCCGCATGACACCGACCTGATCAACATCATCGCGGTGGGCCTGGGCCTGGCCTTCGTGCTGGGTGCGATCGCCCACAAGCTGCGGTTCTCGCCGCTGGTCGGTTATCTGCTTGCAGGCATCTTCGTCGGCCCGTTCACGCCGGGCTTCGTCGCCGACCAGGAACTCGCCACGCAGTTGTCCGAACTGGGCGTGATGCTGCTGATGTTCGGCGTGGGCCTGCACTTCTCGCTGGAAGACCTGCTGGAGGTGAAGGCGATCGCCATTCCCGGCGCGATCGTGCAGATCGCCGTCGCTACCGGCCTGGGCTGGGCGCTGGCCTGGGGCATGGGTTGGACGCCGCTCAACGGCTTCGTGTTCGGCCTGGCGCTGTCGGTGGCGAGCACGGTGGTGCTGTTGCGGGCGATGGAGGAGCGCCGCCTGCTGGAGACGCAGCGCGGCCGCATCGCGGTGGGCTGGCTGATCGTCGAAGACCTGGTGATGGTGCTGGCACTGGTGATGCTGCCGGTGCTGGCCGAGACCTTCGGCCCGGAAAGCGGCACGGAAGGCGCCAGTTTCGGCACGTTCGCCGTCGCCATCGCGTGGACCTTCATCAAGCTGGGCGCGTTCGTGGCCTTCATGCTGCTGGTCGGCCGCCGGGCGATTCCCTGGACGCTGGAAAAGATCGCGGCGACCGGCTCGCGCGAGCTGTTCACCCTGTCGGTGCTGGCCATCGCCCTGGGCGTGGCGTTCGGGTCGGCCACGATGTTCGGCGTATCGTTCGCGCTGGGCGCGTTCTTCGCCGGCATGCTGCTCAACGAATCCGAACTGAGCCACAAGGCGGCCAACGATTCGCTACCGCTGCGGGATGCCTTCGCGGTGCTGTTCTTCGTGTCGGTCGGCATGCTGTTCAACCCGGCGATCGTGGTGGCGCATCCGTGGCAGGTGCTGGCCACGTTCGCCATCATCGTGCTGGGCAAGTCGGTGGCGGCCTACTACATCGTCAAGGCGTTCAAGCACCCCACCGGCACGGCGCTGACCATTTCGGTGAGCCTGGCGCAGATCGGCGAGTTCTCCTTCATCCTCGCCGCGCTGGGCGTGGCGCTGAAGATCCTGCCGCCGGAAGGCCGCGACCTGATCCTGGCCGGCTCGCTGCTGTCGATCATCGCCAATCCGTTCCTGTTCACTTGGCTGGACCGCTGGCAGAAGAGGCAGGAAGCGCTGGCACCGGTGCCGGCGGAGCCGGAGGTGCGGCCCGGGCCGTCGCTGGACGTCACCGGCCACGCCATCATCATCGGCTACGGCCGGGTGGGCAGCGAACTGGCCCGCGTGCTGCGCGACCGCGGCGTGCCGCTGATCGTCATCGACGACAATGGCGACCACGTCGCCCGCGCGCACGATGCCGGCATTCCGGCGATCCGCGGCAGCGCCGCCGCCGACCGGGTGCTGGCCGAGGCGCACCCCGAACGCGCCAAGATCGCGGTGCTGGCGATTCCGCAGCCGCTGGAAGCCGGCGAAGCACTGGCCAAGCTGCGCGCGATCAACCCCGGCCTGACCCTGCTGGCGCGCGCGCACAGCGAGGGCGAGGTGAAGCATCTGCTCGAGCATGGCGCCGACGGCGCGGTACTGGCCGAACGCGAACTGGCGTTCTCGCTGGCCGAAATGGTGATGTCCACGCCGCCCTACCGTCCCCAGCGCGTGGCCATCTGA
- a CDS encoding TonB-dependent receptor — translation MTRSLSPLTLAISLALVTPATFAQESAPAEARTLDTLIVTGTRVSDRTVAESQSPIDIITPEVLQSTGTTELATALARALPSLNFPRPAVTDGTSGVRPAQLRGLSPDQVLILVNGKRRHISALVNVNGSIGRGSSAVDLNAIPVSAIERVEVLRDGASAQYGSDAIAGVVNIVLKGAGKGGSLAIDVGGYSAGDGGNTQLSGDTGVSFGDGRGFVHVAGQLTQQDETNRAGPYQGTAPNTGNNPAVGQVAFVYGDPQVDAGAVSANAGFDFSDNVSAYATAIASNRDIVSFAFYRSRNHSSQGALLAQVYPDGYVPEINQLSQDRSLVAGIKGDTESGWKWDVSYNYGYNHLKFYTQNSINYSLGASSPHRFYDGALEYTQNVLNADVSKPLEIGLAYPATLSFGAEYRQEKWNQSPGELNSYTGSGAQGFAGFTPVNAVHSDRDSYAAYIGLEADLTEKFSAGIAGRYEDYSDFGSEVSGKLSARYAFTDAVALRATVASGFRAPALAQQYYQVVTSQYNASLDRFFESGTFPATGPVAQALGAEALTAETSLSYGLGLVLRPVDSLYVTIDAYQIDIDDRIVLSSNLLLGGNAAAQALLASLGVNGVTSARYFTNAADTRTRGVDVIAQYTVPFENSSLALTAGYNYNKTEIQRIAPNPQELTALGANLFRVGRDEQGRIEEGYPRDKATLTAAWKLARWDFTFGATRYGEFTTRVSETGNPVNDQTYGAKWILDASTSFRPSENWTLTLGADNLLDEYPDRTIFPNSNSGQFPYSSQSPGGFNGAYVYGRIAYKW, via the coding sequence ATGACCCGTTCGCTGTCCCCCCTGACCCTCGCCATCAGCTTGGCCCTGGTCACCCCCGCCACGTTCGCGCAGGAGTCGGCCCCCGCCGAGGCCCGCACTCTCGATACCCTGATCGTCACCGGCACCCGCGTCTCCGACCGTACGGTGGCCGAATCGCAGTCGCCCATCGACATCATCACGCCGGAAGTCCTGCAATCGACCGGCACCACCGAGCTGGCCACGGCGCTGGCCCGCGCGCTGCCCTCGCTGAACTTCCCGCGTCCCGCCGTCACCGACGGCACCAGCGGCGTGCGCCCGGCGCAGCTGCGCGGCCTGTCGCCCGACCAGGTCCTGATCCTGGTCAACGGCAAGCGCCGCCACATCTCGGCGCTGGTCAACGTCAACGGCAGCATCGGCCGCGGCTCGTCGGCGGTCGACCTCAACGCCATCCCGGTGTCGGCGATCGAGCGCGTGGAGGTGCTGCGCGACGGCGCCTCTGCGCAATACGGCTCCGACGCCATCGCCGGCGTGGTCAACATCGTGCTGAAGGGCGCCGGCAAGGGCGGCAGCCTGGCGATCGACGTGGGCGGCTACTCCGCCGGTGACGGCGGCAATACACAACTCTCCGGCGATACCGGCGTGTCGTTCGGCGACGGCCGCGGCTTCGTCCATGTCGCCGGGCAGCTGACCCAGCAGGACGAAACCAACCGCGCCGGCCCGTACCAGGGCACGGCACCGAACACGGGCAACAATCCCGCGGTGGGCCAGGTCGCCTTCGTCTACGGCGATCCCCAGGTCGATGCCGGCGCCGTCTCGGCCAATGCCGGTTTCGACTTTAGCGACAACGTCAGCGCGTACGCCACCGCGATCGCCAGCAATCGCGACATTGTGTCCTTCGCCTTCTATCGCTCGCGCAACCACAGCAGCCAGGGCGCGCTGCTGGCCCAGGTCTACCCGGACGGCTACGTGCCCGAGATCAACCAGCTGTCACAGGACCGTTCGCTGGTCGCAGGCATCAAGGGCGACACCGAGAGCGGCTGGAAGTGGGACGTCAGCTACAACTACGGCTACAACCACCTTAAGTTCTACACCCAGAACAGCATCAACTACAGCCTGGGCGCGAGCAGCCCGCACCGCTTCTACGACGGCGCGCTGGAGTACACCCAGAACGTGTTGAATGCCGATGTCAGCAAGCCGCTGGAGATCGGCCTGGCCTACCCGGCAACGCTGTCGTTCGGCGCCGAATACCGGCAGGAGAAGTGGAACCAGTCGCCGGGCGAACTCAACTCGTACACCGGCAGCGGCGCGCAGGGATTCGCCGGCTTCACTCCTGTCAATGCGGTGCATTCGGACCGCGACAGCTATGCGGCGTACATCGGCCTGGAAGCCGATCTGACCGAGAAGTTCTCCGCCGGCATCGCCGGGCGCTACGAGGATTACTCCGACTTCGGCAGCGAGGTGTCGGGCAAGCTGTCCGCGCGTTACGCCTTCACCGATGCGGTGGCCCTGCGTGCGACCGTGGCCAGCGGCTTCCGCGCACCGGCGCTCGCACAGCAGTACTACCAGGTGGTGACCTCGCAGTACAACGCGTCGCTCGACCGCTTCTTCGAATCCGGCACCTTCCCCGCGACCGGCCCGGTCGCGCAGGCCCTCGGTGCCGAAGCGCTGACCGCGGAAACCTCTCTGTCCTACGGCTTGGGCCTGGTGCTGCGGCCGGTGGACAGCCTGTACGTCACCATCGACGCCTACCAGATCGACATCGACGACCGCATCGTGCTGTCGTCGAACCTGCTGCTGGGCGGCAACGCGGCGGCGCAGGCGCTGCTGGCAAGCCTCGGCGTCAACGGCGTCACCAGCGCGCGCTACTTCACCAATGCCGCCGACACCCGCACGCGCGGCGTCGACGTGATCGCACAGTACACGGTGCCGTTCGAGAACAGCAGCCTCGCCCTGACCGCCGGCTACAACTACAACAAGACCGAGATCCAGCGCATCGCGCCGAATCCGCAGGAGCTGACCGCGCTGGGCGCCAATCTCTTCCGCGTCGGCCGCGACGAGCAGGGCCGCATCGAGGAAGGCTATCCGCGCGACAAGGCCACGCTGACCGCGGCCTGGAAGCTGGCCCGCTGGGACTTCACCTTCGGCGCGACCCGCTATGGCGAGTTCACCACGCGCGTCAGCGAGACCGGCAACCCCGTCAACGACCAGACCTATGGGGCGAAGTGGATCCTGGATGCGTCCACCAGTTTCCGTCCCAGCGAGAACTGGACGCTGACGCTCGGTGCGGACAACCTGCTGGACGAGTACCCTGACCGGACGATCTTCCCGAACTCTAACAGCGGGCAGTTCCCCTACAGCAGCCAGTCACCGGGCGGGTTCAACGGCGCGTATGTCTACGGGCGCATCGCCTACAAGTGGTGA
- a CDS encoding ABC-F family ATP-binding cassette domain-containing protein produces the protein MISLRNFALRRGERLLLSNVDLTLHAGYRVGVVGRNGAGKSSLFAAVQGELEADKGDLDLPGKVRIASVAQETPSLPDPALSFVLGGDTEVAAVLQAEADASAREDWEAVANAHQKMAEIGAYDAEARAGKLLHGLGFPADTHHRPVSSFSGGWRVRLNLARALMMPSDLLLLDEPTNHLDMDAVLWLEQWLLKYPGTLLLISHDREFLDNVATHTLHLHGGGAKLYPGGYTDFERQRAEQLRQQQIAHEKEQAERAHLQSFIDRFKAKASKAAQAQSRMKRLAKLAGTEAVRAEREFRIEFAPPAKLPFSLIRLNHVEAGYGPDAVILHNVGFGLEAGQRIGLLGPNGAGKTTLVKSLVGELPVLAGDRMAHPDLRIGYFAQHTVESLHEGQSPMDHFRDLSPDASNQSFRDFLGKWNFPGDRAFEPVDGFSGGERARLALALIAWQQPNVLLLDEPTNHLDLEMREALAEALSDFDGAIVMVSHDRHLIGLVCDTFWRVADGKVEPFAGDLDEYAAWLRTRSTAQGSKPLRSEPAPAPKPAPAPAKKVNPVKLAAAEAKVAELEAKLAEVDAQLADPSSYADADLAARLGRDREALQQQLAKAEEAWSALYDEA, from the coding sequence TTGATCTCCCTTCGTAATTTCGCGCTCCGTCGTGGCGAGCGCCTGCTGCTGTCAAATGTCGACCTCACCCTGCATGCGGGCTATCGCGTGGGCGTGGTGGGCCGCAACGGCGCGGGCAAGTCCAGCCTGTTCGCCGCCGTGCAGGGCGAACTGGAAGCCGACAAGGGCGACCTCGACCTGCCGGGCAAGGTGCGCATCGCCAGCGTCGCGCAGGAGACTCCCTCGCTGCCCGATCCGGCGCTGTCGTTCGTGCTGGGGGGCGACACCGAGGTCGCGGCGGTCCTGCAGGCCGAGGCCGACGCCTCCGCGCGCGAGGATTGGGAAGCCGTGGCCAACGCGCACCAGAAGATGGCCGAAATCGGCGCCTACGACGCCGAAGCGCGCGCCGGCAAGCTGCTGCACGGCCTGGGCTTCCCGGCCGATACGCACCACCGTCCGGTGTCGTCCTTCTCCGGTGGCTGGCGCGTGCGCCTGAACCTGGCGCGCGCGCTGATGATGCCCAGCGACCTGCTGTTGCTCGACGAACCCACCAACCACCTCGACATGGACGCGGTGCTGTGGCTGGAGCAGTGGCTGCTGAAATATCCCGGCACGCTGCTGCTGATCTCGCACGACCGCGAATTCCTCGACAACGTGGCCACGCATACGCTGCACCTGCACGGCGGCGGCGCCAAGCTGTACCCCGGCGGTTACACCGACTTCGAGCGCCAGCGCGCCGAGCAGCTCCGCCAGCAGCAGATCGCGCACGAGAAGGAGCAGGCCGAACGCGCGCACCTGCAGAGCTTCATCGACCGCTTCAAGGCCAAGGCCTCGAAGGCGGCGCAGGCGCAGAGCCGCATGAAGCGACTGGCCAAGCTGGCCGGTACCGAGGCGGTGCGTGCCGAGCGCGAATTCCGCATCGAGTTCGCCCCGCCGGCCAAGCTGCCGTTTTCGCTGATCCGCCTGAACCACGTGGAGGCCGGCTACGGTCCGGACGCGGTGATCCTGCACAACGTCGGCTTCGGCCTGGAGGCCGGCCAGCGCATCGGCCTGTTGGGCCCCAACGGCGCCGGCAAGACCACACTGGTGAAGTCGCTGGTCGGCGAACTGCCGGTGCTGGCGGGCGACCGCATGGCGCATCCGGACCTGCGCATCGGTTACTTCGCCCAGCACACGGTCGAGTCGCTGCACGAGGGCCAGTCGCCGATGGACCACTTCCGCGACCTGTCGCCGGACGCCAGCAACCAGTCGTTCCGCGATTTCCTGGGCAAGTGGAATTTCCCCGGCGATCGCGCGTTCGAGCCGGTCGACGGCTTCTCCGGCGGCGAGCGCGCGCGACTCGCGCTGGCGCTGATCGCCTGGCAGCAGCCGAACGTGCTGTTGCTCGACGAACCGACCAACCACCTCGATCTGGAAATGCGCGAAGCATTGGCCGAAGCGCTCAGCGACTTCGATGGCGCCATCGTCATGGTCTCGCACGACCGCCACCTGATCGGCCTGGTCTGCGACACGTTCTGGCGGGTGGCCGACGGCAAGGTCGAACCGTTCGCCGGCGACCTGGACGAATACGCGGCCTGGCTGCGCACCCGCTCCACCGCACAGGGCAGCAAGCCGCTGCGCAGCGAACCGGCGCCGGCGCCCAAGCCTGCCCCCGCACCCGCGAAGAAGGTCAATCCCGTCAAGCTGGCCGCCGCCGAGGCCAAGGTCGCCGAACTGGAAGCCAAGCTGGCCGAGGTGGACGCGCAGCTCGCGGACCCGTCCAGCTACGCCGATGCCGATCTCGCCGCACGCCTGGGCCGCGACCGGGAGGCGCTGCAACAGCAGCTCGCCAAGGCCGAAGAGGCCTGGTCGGCGCTGTACGACGAGGCTTGA
- a CDS encoding zinc ribbon domain-containing protein: MPIYAFECTQCGHSFDRLQKLSDPDPDTCPACSAQAVKRQVTAPSFRLAGSGWYETDFKKDGDKKRNLADGGEGAKPSSEAKPAESSPAKAESAPAKTESKPAAPSSTSST; the protein is encoded by the coding sequence ATGCCCATCTACGCCTTCGAATGCACCCAGTGCGGCCACAGTTTCGACCGGCTGCAGAAGCTGTCCGATCCGGATCCCGACACCTGCCCGGCCTGCAGTGCGCAGGCGGTGAAGCGGCAGGTGACGGCGCCGTCGTTCCGGCTGGCCGGCAGCGGCTGGTACGAGACCGACTTCAAGAAGGACGGCGACAAGAAGCGCAACCTGGCCGACGGTGGCGAGGGCGCCAAGCCGTCCAGCGAGGCCAAGCCGGCGGAGTCGTCGCCCGCGAAAGCCGAAAGCGCGCCGGCGAAGACCGAGTCCAAGCCGGCGGCCCCGTCCTCGACATCCTCGACCTGA
- a CDS encoding DUF3011 domain-containing protein, which produces MKKPLLQSVFVLLLALAAGSAFAQIAPRAYAPENLRTLSVQDQTRVISLEYSEQSRGRRIPDDQLRFYLDQVNRSNWTFSRIKQDIAQSLGGNTGGWNPNPPPSGGQVTCESKDNRRRECTTGFRRHAVLVQNLSGTRCVEGQNWGSGNGVVWVDRGCRGRFAEGSGGGWGGGSGSTVVCESANNAYRECRTPFRGRAVVQRNLSSTRCSENQNWGQRQGMIWVRGGCRAEFRDSGNGGGGGGNSGYTITCSSDDNRRRTCAYDPRQGRPILQQQLSNNSCREGYSWGYTGTQVWVDRGCRGRFGPR; this is translated from the coding sequence ATGAAGAAGCCGTTGTTGCAGTCCGTTTTCGTACTGTTGCTGGCCCTGGCGGCCGGCAGTGCCTTCGCCCAGATCGCGCCCAGGGCCTACGCGCCCGAGAACCTGCGCACGCTGTCGGTGCAGGACCAGACCCGCGTGATCAGCCTGGAGTACTCCGAACAGTCGCGCGGCCGCCGCATTCCGGACGACCAACTGCGGTTCTACCTGGACCAGGTCAACCGCTCCAACTGGACCTTCAGCCGCATCAAGCAGGACATCGCCCAGTCGCTCGGCGGCAACACCGGGGGCTGGAACCCGAACCCGCCGCCTTCCGGCGGCCAGGTCACCTGCGAGAGCAAGGACAACCGCCGCCGGGAATGCACGACCGGGTTCCGCCGGCATGCGGTCCTGGTACAGAACCTGTCCGGCACGCGCTGCGTCGAGGGTCAGAACTGGGGCAGCGGCAATGGGGTGGTGTGGGTGGACCGCGGTTGCCGCGGCCGGTTCGCGGAGGGCTCGGGAGGCGGCTGGGGCGGCGGCAGCGGCTCCACGGTGGTGTGCGAGAGCGCCAACAATGCCTATCGCGAATGCCGCACCCCCTTCCGTGGACGCGCGGTGGTGCAGCGCAACCTGTCATCGACCCGCTGCAGCGAGAACCAGAACTGGGGCCAGCGCCAGGGCATGATCTGGGTGCGCGGCGGCTGCCGGGCGGAGTTCCGCGACTCGGGCAATGGCGGGGGCGGCGGCGGCAACAGCGGCTACACCATCACCTGCAGCAGCGACGACAACCGCCGCAGGACCTGCGCCTACGACCCGCGCCAGGGCCGGCCGATCCTGCAGCAGCAACTCTCGAACAACAGCTGCCGCGAGGGCTACAGCTGGGGCTACACGGGCACCCAGGTGTGGGTGGACCGCGGCTGCCGCGGCCGCTTCGGGCCACGCTGA